TACCCGGATCTGCCGCGGAAACAGCGGGAGACGCGGATACTTCTGGAAAAGTCCCCGGCGATTTTTATTATCGGTATCGGCTGGCCCCTGAAAGACGGATACCCTCACGAGATGCGCGCAGCGGACTATGACGACTGGGCTGTCGAAACCATCGTTAAGAACGGCGAGCAGTATCATGGGTTAAACGGGGATATTTTAGTTTGGAATCCGGCGACAAGACGACGCCACGAGTTGACTTCGATGGGTATACGGGTCACCAAAAAGACGCTTAAGATCCAGCTCAAGATGTCCGGACAGGAAGACTTCCTTAAAATTCCCTACCACCAGGCCATCCTCAACGACGAGATTCCGCTGAGCGTCGGGGGCGGCATCGGCCAGTCCAGAACCTACATGTACCTGCGCGTACGGCCCATCTCGGGGAGGTTAGCGTCGCTGTGTGGCCCAAGGTCCTAAAGGACATGTGCGCCAAGAGAAACATTCATGTCCTGGAGTAAACACGAGAGAATGTTGAGTTTCGCTGATTCCGGCGTTTTATGGTTGGATAATACCCAACCTTCTATGGCAGAGAAAACCTAAAATATTTTTGGTGGTGAAAAGATGGCGAAAATTTTTAGTGGTGAAAAAGCAGCAAAACTGGGTACGGAAAAGAAGCCCGCGGTTGTTACTGTCCAAACAGAAAAAAGATTGAAAGAAGTCGCATCAATCTTTGAAGAACACGACTGGAAATACACAATTGAATTGGGTCCGGATAAACCTGAAGATATTACCGATTTGGAAATATTATTGAACCCTCCCAAGCCGAAGATTGCCGACAAGAAAGTTGGACGCAATGAACCCTGCCCTTGTGGAAGCGGGAAAAAGTATAAAAAATGCTGCGGTAAATAAGGCTGTTTTAGATTTTAAAAGATGGGGTTGGGCACAACCACCTGTTTCGCTCCGACGGCGGGAAGCCGGGACACCGTGGATGTAAAGTATGGCGAGTTGCCAAAAGTGCGGAAAAAAGTTTCCCTGTTTCACAATTCGGAATGTAAGACACCCAAATCCCTCAGGGGATGGGGTTTTATGTGAGCAATGCTATCGGCCTTATGGTCTTGTCTTGGAGAAATATACGACCAGCTTGAAAAATGCCCACACGAGCCCAAAAGCTGCGGCATGGGTTGCCGTTTGCTACATATTGGCTGCCCAGCGGATTAATCTGGTGCGGACGGTAACAGCTGCTATTTTGGGGATCACCGAAACCGAAAACAGTTGGAAGGTGTGCAGACAAAGAGCCATGGAACTTGCGACCAGGGCGATGTCAATGCCTGCGTCTGATTCTGATGGCCAGGCGTTTTTAAAAGGGCTTCTCAAGCGGGCTGAAGAAATAACGGAACCGCCTTTACGAAAAATGCCTATCCAGCGACATGCAAGCGTCTGGGGCGATACCATCCTCGATGTCGAATACGAGGCTGTTATGCGAAGCTGCATCTGTATGGACGAATTGAACGATCTGGTTACATCCCTGTCAGGCCGCCAATGGCTGTTAAAACCTTGAGAAATTAGCCGTCTTTGTTTTTATTGCCGAACGGAATGCTTTTAAAGAAACCAGAACGGCATGAAAAATAGCGGCCATGAGAAAGGAACCTTTTCGATGAAAGTTCTTTTAATTTCGGCCAATACTGAACAGATCAACATGCCGGTGCTGCCTTTGGGAATGGCATGTATTGCCGCAGCCGTCCAAGGTGCCGGGCATGATGTCAAAACAGTAAACCTGATGATGCAGCAAAACACCCGCATGCTTTTGAAAGATGCTGTCGAGGGGTTCGATCCCGAAGTGCTCGGAATCTCTGTAAGAAATATTGATGACCAGATGATGGAACCTGCCGGTTTTCTATTGGATCCGGTTAAAGCCGTGATTGCCGAATGCCGGAGCCTTTCAAAGGCCCCAATTGTTTTGGGCGGGGCTGGATACAGCATCTTTCCCCGAAGCGCACTGGATTTTCTGAAGGCGGATATGGGCATTCAAGGTGAAGGAGAGGCCGCATTTGTCGCGCTTTTAGAGCGGCTCGAGCGCAAGGCCGATCTTTCGTCGGTCCCCGGTCTTTATTTGCCGGCATCCGGCCTTCAAAAAAAGGCGGGATTTACAAACCGTCTTG
This genomic window from Candidatus Desulfatibia profunda contains:
- a CDS encoding SEC-C domain-containing protein; the protein is MAKIFSGEKAAKLGTEKKPAVVTVQTEKRLKEVASIFEEHDWKYTIELGPDKPEDITDLEILLNPPKPKIADKKVGRNEPCPCGSGKKYKKCCGK